The genomic interval CACACGACTCATGCCGCCACCACCCAGCTCTCGCTCCAGCTGGTACGCCTCACCCAGCGCGCCCGAGAGGCGCACGCCCAAGGGGTCGCCGGGACTGTCGTGCTGGTGTGGTTGCGTCATGGGCTCAGGTCGACGTGCGTACATGCTCCTTGCCTAAGATCGACCAGCGCGCCCGGGAAGTGCCACCCCACCCGCGGAGGACCATCGCGCGGGGAATGGATCGAGACATGCCCACCAGCCAGCCTCGTCTCATCGGGAGCTCCCACCAGACCTGCGCGCGCATCGCCCCGCGCGAAACCGGAGCGGGGCGGGACGAGTAGGTCCAGGTGCTGCCGTGACCGAGGGCCCCCATGTCTGACGAGTACGAGCCGATCCCCCAGCCCGACGGATCCCTGGATCCGCCGCGAACGCCGCCACCCACGGCACTCGCCACCAGCGCTCCGCTCCCCGAACCGGCTCGTGGACCGGTGCGCTGGCTCTCGGCGCGGCGCACCACAACGCTCGGCCGCCTCATCGACAGCGCCCTCGACGCACTCGATCGCATCGGCGACTCGGTGCGCAAGACCCTCGGTGCGCGTTAGGCAGTGCCGCGCGTCAGGCGGCGCATCACGGCGCCGGCCGACGGCGCGAGCAGTCCTGCGAGGCGCACGGAGGCAGTGGTTTCGAACGATCCTCGTACGGACGCAGGGTCCAGTCAAAGAAGGCCCACGTCCGGTTCCATGAGTCGATCTGCGCCGGCGAGTCCACGCGCTCGAGCGTCTCCGGGTCCACGCGCCGGCTGAACGCGTGGCCCACGCTGGCCCCCCACGGCGCGGGATCCTCGTAGACCTTCGTTTCGGCAAGATCGGGTTTGAGCGCCCGCAACTTCCACACGAGCTGCTGATCCTCCACGTAGTTCACGTCTTCGTCGTTGGTCGCCACGTGCACCAGGATCGGGACCTGCAGCTTCTCCACGTGGTACAGGGGTGAGCGCTTGATGTACTCTTCGCGATTCTCGTGCGGAGCCCCACGGATCCCCGCCTGCGTCGAGAAGCTGCGCGTGTAGCCGGGTCCCTTGTAGGCAAGACGGAAGAACAGATTGGTCACCGGAACGATGGCGGCTCCACCCTTGAAGGGGTGTTGATCGCGAAAGAGGTTGAGCGCCGTGATGAATCCGCCGTGGCTCCACCCCATGATGCCGATGCGCTCCTGGTCCACGTGCGGCAGCGTCTTGAGGAAGTCCACCGCCGAGCGCACGTCGTCGACTTCCTTGCCGCCATAGTCGATCGCGTCGTGAAACGCCTTGCCGTATCCCGTACTCCCGCGATAGTCCGGTGCAATCACCACGTACCCGCGCTGCACGGCTTCCTTCACAAAGGGAAAGAGCGTCACGCCCCAGTTCCCGTGGACACCGCCATGCACCCAGACCAGCGCCGCGTGTCCCCTGGCTCCGCGCTTGCCGAGCGGTTGATACAGGTGCGCAGGGATTTCGAGCCCATCGACCGAGGAGCGATAACTGACCTTCCGATAGTCGATGATGCCGGCCGAACGCGCGACGTTGATGCTGTCGGAATGTTTGCGCGCCTCGATGTCGCGCGCGTAGTCCGCCGGCGGATGGTCTTCCGGTCGATTGCTGACGTACAACTCGCGAGCCCGCACCGAGTCCATGGTCACGCGCACCCTGGCCCCGGCTTGTTGTGCGCCCGCAGTCACGCCGAAGAGCGCCACGATGGCGCCAAGCGCAAGCGTTGGTAGGTAACGGACTAAGGTGTTGCGGTGAATGGACATGGCGCACCTCGATCGGACGGGGGCTTTCGGGCTGGAATGGCGGACACAGAACTTGGTGATTGGCCGGATGGTCGGCCAGAGACGACGCCACCTGACCTCCTCCAATCCACCGGCGCATTGCCGGCGTAGACAACATGCGATGCGCGCGTAGACTCTGCGGAGCCTCCGCCGCGATGGTTCTCGTTCCAATGGCCGCATGACGGACCTGAAGACAGGGTTTCAGGAAGCCACCCTCTCTGATGAGCGTGACCGGCGTGACGCGATGCTCCTGGCGCGCATCGCGGCGGGCGACGAGCGCGCGCTGGGTTCCCTCTACGATGCCTACGGAGCCGTGCTGTACGGTCTGGCGGTCGCGATCACACGCAGTGCCGATGTGGCTGAAACGGTCGTTGCCGACGCGTTCGGCGCCGTCTGGCGCGAGGCGCGCTCGTTTGATCCGCACCGGCGCTCCGCGTTCGTCTGGATCTCCGCGATGGTGCGCTCACTGGCGCTGGCAGCACGTCGCCAGGCCGTGCCGGTGGTCGAACCTTCGCTTCCCACCTTGAGCGGCGACTCCTTCGTGGGATCCGCACTGGCGAGCCTGACCGGCACGCAACGCACGGCCGTGGAACTCGCCTACTTCGGCGGGCTGCGCATTGCGGACATCGCGACGCGCCTTGGTGAGTCCGAAGCCGCCGCGGGCCAGTATCTTCGCACGGCCATGGACGCGCTGCGCCATGCGCTCGCACCCGCGAGCGCTCACACTCCTGTGGCGGACTCTGCCCCACGTCAGGTGGCCGGCTCGTGACCGCGCGCGACCATCTCGAGGCCGCGGCCGCCTACGCACTGGATGCCGTCGATGCCCACGAACGTGCGGTGCTCGACGCGCTCATGACCACCGACGCCGCGTTCCGCGTCGAAGTCGAACGGTATCGCGAGGTCGTGGGACTCATGGGGCTCGCAGCACCGGGCCTCACCGCGCCAGCCGCGCTGCGGCAGCGGATCCTGGACGACGCTGCCACCGTGCGGCCGATCGCCACCGCGGCCTCTGCTCCGAGCCCGCACTCGCTGGCCCAGCGCCCTGCGCGCCGCCTCACGGCCATCCTGCCGTGGCTCGCCGCCGCGGCGAGTCTTGGCGTGGCCGTGTTCAACAGCTCGCAGTTGCGCGACACCCGTTCGACACTCGCCACGTTGCAGGGTGAGCTCGTCACGGCGCAGGACGCGCTCGCTCGCAAGGACTCCACGATCTCGGCGTTCTTCGGCCCCGACGTGCACGTGGTGTCGCTCAGCAGTGCGGCACAGCAGCCGTCGGCTCGCGTGTACTGGAACCACACGCGCCGCGTGTTCATCGTGACCGCGTTCAACGTGCCACCCGCACCGTCCGGCCGCACCTACCAGCTGTGGGCCATCGCCAAGGGCAAGAACCCGATGTCGATGGGCACCTTCAACACGGACGCGAGCGGACGCGCGACGCTCGTGGTGCCGGTGAACGACGTGGTCCTGCACGGCGGGACCATCGATCTGTGCGGACTCACCATGGAGCCCGTCGGCGGCTCGACGCAGCCCACCGAACAGCCGCGGCTCGTCGGCACCTGGCGGCACACGGACTAACGACGGCAAACACGGCACACCCCGGGCCTCACCCGGCCCGGGCGCGCACTACTGCATCGTCGCCGTGAACATGATGTGCGCCTTGGGCGTGCCCGGCAGCATGATCCACGGGTCGCTGCCACGTGGCCGCTCGGAGAGTCCGGTGGACGCGCCCGTCGCGAACGGTACGTACAACACGTACAGCCGACGTCCTTCCTTCACGGCTTGCGTCTTTGGGTCATATCCAGTGCCAAAGATCTGGTAAAGCGCCGCCGGCCCGTCGGGCAACTTGAGCTTGCCCTGCTTCACTTCGGCAAAGCGCACCGTGTCGACCTGCGGCTCCGCGGTGCCGGCGGCGCGCAGTTCGCGCCCGCGCCCCATGAACGGCTCCAGCGATTCGTGATAACACGAGACGTGGAATCGCGCTTCCCTCGGGTACTGGGCAAGGCACACCATGCCCTTGCCCTCACGCAGTGTCACGAACTTGCCGGTGGCATCGTAGCCCAGCACGCGCGCCCCAGCACGCAGCCCTTCCGGGAGCGGCAGCACCGCCGCGGCGACCTGCTCGTCCCGAGGCGGGATCGGTGCCGTCTGCGCCGCGAGCCGGGTCGTGGAACCGAAGAGCAGAAGGGCAGCCATGGCGACAGTGCGCATCGTGGGTCTCCTGAGCGTGGAAGTCCGGACCGATCGTACGACCTGCCTAACGAAGCGCCTCGAGTCCGGACTTGAGGCGCGGCAGGGCGCCGGCGATGTCCGCCAGGCTCACCGCGCCAACCGAAAGTCGGCACCATCCGTTCTCTCCGTCCATGCCGAAGGCATTGAAGGGCACGAGGCCGAGTCCGGTTGTCCGCAGCAGCCACTTGCGGATGTCGTCGTTGGTGGTGAGGCGCTCCCCCTCGGGCGTGACCTTCCCCATCAGCGCAAACCGGCCGCTCAAATAGATGGCGCCCTGCGGCGCCACCGCGTCCAGCGGGTGACCCGCGTCGCGCAGGGCAACAATCCCGCTGTAGAGCGCATCAAGCCGCGCGCGGGCGCCAGCGATGAGTTCCTGTCGATACGTCTCGATTGCCGACTCCGCCATCAGCAGCCGCGCCGTCGCCACCTGCTCGGCACGCGGAGCCCAGGTGCCCACGTGCTGCAGGAAGTTGTTGGCCTTCTCGATGATGTCCGTAGGCGCGATCAGCCAGCCCACCCGTACCCCCGTCGAGGCGAACGCCTTGGAGATACCGTCCACGTACACCGTGTACCGCGCCATCTCGGGTCGCAGCGAGACCGGATCGACGTGGGCGATGTCGCCGAAGGTGAGCTGCCAGTACACTTGGTCGTACATGAGGTAGAGCGGGCGCTCACCGGCCCCGCGGCGGGCGTTCTCCTCCAGCACGAGGTCGCAGATCGCGCCAAGCTGCTCGGCGGTGAAGCACGTACCGCACGGATTGAGCGGGGAGTTGAGCGCCAGCAGGCGCGCGCCCTTGAGATGCGGGGCGAGCGACGCCGCCGTCGGCATAAACGCGTCCTCAGCCGTACACGTAACCGGCACGGCCTCGGCACCTACCATGTGGCAGTAGTAGTTGTTGTTCCACGAGGGAGCGCCATACACCACGCGATCACCGGGGTCGACCAGCGTCGCATACGTCCCATAGACGCCCGGCCGCGACCCCGATGTCACGAGCACGCAATCCACGGGATAGCGCAGGCCAAGTGATCGTTCGGTGTAAGCCACGATCGCCTCGCGCAGTGCCGGCATGCCGAGCGAAGGCGGATAGTTCGTCTCGCGCGCATGCAACGCATCGACGATCGCCGACTCGAGGTACGTGGGAATCGGAAACTGCTTCGGGTCGAAGTCGCCGACGGTCAGGTTGCACACCTTTTCGCCAGCGGCCATGCGCTGACGGATCTCGCCAGCGATCCTGAGGATCGCCGATCCCTCGAGCGTCCCGACGGGCGTGGAGATGCGTCCCTTGGTGGCCGCGGGTGTCCTGACGAATTCGGCGGTGTCGATCGCGGTGTCCTGCGGCATTGGTGAGCGGGGCGGGAGTGGCGGTCCTGGCAGGTGGACCGAGAGTCGTCGTCAACATATTCCGCCGCCCGACCCCTTCCAACTCCAACGAGTCGGTGAGTGAGCGCCGGCCGGTTGCCCCGCTGGCACCCTTCTTCCATTTGATGCGGCCGTTTCCCGCGCGGGCTCCTGACCGTCCTCCCTTCATGGGTGACCCCAGCGGCCTCCGACGTTGCTTCCAGCACGGCGAGGCACGGGCTAAGTTGCTGTCCAACCGACAATTACGGCGTTCATGATGCGTGGAACTCTCCGCTGGCCCTCCCTCGGCAGCGCCCTGATCCTATCCGCGGTCGCCCTGGCGATGCCGCTCAACGAGGCCCGGGCGCAGCAAGCGACCCTACCCATCGCCCCAGGCACACGGGTGCGGGTGCGCGCCGCCAACCTGGTCGCGCCGCTCGTGGCCAACTTCGTCCAGATGCGGGGTGATACCGCCGTGTTCATCGAAGACGCCGCCGGCCGCGGGATCTGGTCGCTGCACGTCAACGACATCACCCGGCTCGAACGCAGCGACGGCGAACGTCG from Gemmatimonadaceae bacterium carries:
- a CDS encoding S9 family peptidase, whose protein sequence is MSIHRNTLVRYLPTLALGAIVALFGVTAGAQQAGARVRVTMDSVRARELYVSNRPEDHPPADYARDIEARKHSDSINVARSAGIIDYRKVSYRSSVDGLEIPAHLYQPLGKRGARGHAALVWVHGGVHGNWGVTLFPFVKEAVQRGYVVIAPDYRGSTGYGKAFHDAIDYGGKEVDDVRSAVDFLKTLPHVDQERIGIMGWSHGGFITALNLFRDQHPFKGGAAIVPVTNLFFRLAYKGPGYTRSFSTQAGIRGAPHENREEYIKRSPLYHVEKLQVPILVHVATNDEDVNYVEDQQLVWKLRALKPDLAETKVYEDPAPWGASVGHAFSRRVDPETLERVDSPAQIDSWNRTWAFFDWTLRPYEDRSKPLPPCASQDCSRRRPAP
- a CDS encoding anti-sigma factor; the protein is MTARDHLEAAAAYALDAVDAHERAVLDALMTTDAAFRVEVERYREVVGLMGLAAPGLTAPAALRQRILDDAATVRPIATAASAPSPHSLAQRPARRLTAILPWLAAAASLGVAVFNSSQLRDTRSTLATLQGELVTAQDALARKDSTISAFFGPDVHVVSLSSAAQQPSARVYWNHTRRVFIVTAFNVPPAPSGRTYQLWAIAKGKNPMSMGTFNTDASGRATLVVPVNDVVLHGGTIDLCGLTMEPVGGSTQPTEQPRLVGTWRHTD
- a CDS encoding aminotransferase class I/II-fold pyridoxal phosphate-dependent enzyme, with translation MPQDTAIDTAEFVRTPAATKGRISTPVGTLEGSAILRIAGEIRQRMAAGEKVCNLTVGDFDPKQFPIPTYLESAIVDALHARETNYPPSLGMPALREAIVAYTERSLGLRYPVDCVLVTSGSRPGVYGTYATLVDPGDRVVYGAPSWNNNYYCHMVGAEAVPVTCTAEDAFMPTAASLAPHLKGARLLALNSPLNPCGTCFTAEQLGAICDLVLEENARRGAGERPLYLMYDQVYWQLTFGDIAHVDPVSLRPEMARYTVYVDGISKAFASTGVRVGWLIAPTDIIEKANNFLQHVGTWAPRAEQVATARLLMAESAIETYRQELIAGARARLDALYSGIVALRDAGHPLDAVAPQGAIYLSGRFALMGKVTPEGERLTTNDDIRKWLLRTTGLGLVPFNAFGMDGENGWCRLSVGAVSLADIAGALPRLKSGLEALR